A genomic segment from Glycine soja cultivar W05 chromosome 18, ASM419377v2, whole genome shotgun sequence encodes:
- the LOC114395343 gene encoding probable mannitol dehydrogenase isoform X3, translating to MAVQPEIEHPRKAYGWAARDTSGVLSPFWFSRRKTGEKDVTFKVLYCGVCHSDLHKLKNEWSDSIYPLVPGREIVGEVTEVGSKVDKFKVGDKVAAGCLVGSCHSCQNCVNNLENYCQQVIPTYGAKYVDGTITYGGFSDFMVADEHFVVNIPSALPLDAAAPLLCAGITVYGPLRYFGLDKPGMHLGVVGLGGLGHLAVKFAKALGLKVTVISTSPKKKNEAIQHLGADFFVVSRDQDQMQVWW from the exons ATGGCAGTGCAACCTGAAATTGAGCATCCCAGGAAGGCCTATGGATGGGCAGCTAGGGATACATCTGGTGTTCTCTCCCCTTTTTGGTTCTCTAGAAG GAAAACAGGGGAGAAAGACGTGACATTTAAAGTGTTGTATTGTGGAGTATGCCACTCGGACCTTCACAAGTTGAAAAATGAATGGAGTGATTCCATCTATCCCCTTGTCCCTGG CCGTGAGATTGTTGGAGAAGTGACAGAGGTGGGAAGCAAAGTAGACAAGTTCAAGGTTGGAGACAAAGTAGCTGCGGGATGCTTGGTTGGGTCCTGCCACTCATGCCAAAACTGTGTCAACAATCTTGAGAATTATTGCCAACAAGTGATTCCCACATATGGTGCAAAGTATGTGGATGGCACCATCACATATGGGGGATTCTCAGACTTCATGGTAGCAGATGAGCACTTTGTTGTCAACATTCCAAGTGCCCTACCTCTTGATGCTGCAGCTCCTCTCCTTTGTGCAGGGATCACAGTGTATGGTCCTTTGAGATATTTTGGGCTTGACAAACCTGGCATGCATCTGGGTGTGGTTGGTCTTGGTGGACTAGGCCATCTGGCTGTCAAATTTGCAAAAGCCCTTGGCTTGAAGGTCACTGTCATCAGTACCTCtcctaaaaagaaaaatgaagccATACAACATCTTGGAGCTGATTTTTTTGTGGTCAGTAGAGACCAAGATCAAATGCAG GTTTGGTGGTGA
- the LOC114395343 gene encoding probable mannitol dehydrogenase isoform X2 has product MAVQPEIEHPRKAYGWAARDTSGVLSPFWFSRRKTGEKDVTFKVLYCGVCHSDLHKLKNEWSDSIYPLVPGREIVGEVTEVGSKVDKFKVGDKVAAGCLVGSCHSCQNCVNNLENYCQQVIPTYGAKYVDGTITYGGFSDFMVADEHFVVNIPSALPLDAAAPLLCAGITVYGPLRYFGLDKPGMHLGVVGLGGLGHLAVKFAKALGLKVTVISTSPKKKNEAIQHLGADFFVVSRDQDQMQYCAALPLHFIESETI; this is encoded by the exons ATGGCAGTGCAACCTGAAATTGAGCATCCCAGGAAGGCCTATGGATGGGCAGCTAGGGATACATCTGGTGTTCTCTCCCCTTTTTGGTTCTCTAGAAG GAAAACAGGGGAGAAAGACGTGACATTTAAAGTGTTGTATTGTGGAGTATGCCACTCGGACCTTCACAAGTTGAAAAATGAATGGAGTGATTCCATCTATCCCCTTGTCCCTGG CCGTGAGATTGTTGGAGAAGTGACAGAGGTGGGAAGCAAAGTAGACAAGTTCAAGGTTGGAGACAAAGTAGCTGCGGGATGCTTGGTTGGGTCCTGCCACTCATGCCAAAACTGTGTCAACAATCTTGAGAATTATTGCCAACAAGTGATTCCCACATATGGTGCAAAGTATGTGGATGGCACCATCACATATGGGGGATTCTCAGACTTCATGGTAGCAGATGAGCACTTTGTTGTCAACATTCCAAGTGCCCTACCTCTTGATGCTGCAGCTCCTCTCCTTTGTGCAGGGATCACAGTGTATGGTCCTTTGAGATATTTTGGGCTTGACAAACCTGGCATGCATCTGGGTGTGGTTGGTCTTGGTGGACTAGGCCATCTGGCTGTCAAATTTGCAAAAGCCCTTGGCTTGAAGGTCACTGTCATCAGTACCTCtcctaaaaagaaaaatgaagccATACAACATCTTGGAGCTGATTTTTTTGTGGTCAGTAGAGACCAAGATCAAATGCAG TACTGCGCCGCACTGCCGTTGCATTTTATTGAAAGTGAAACAATTTGA
- the LOC114395342 gene encoding laccase-17-like — MGAPPIQSFALPAMFLFSLIIIPQLALGGITRHYHFDIKYQNVSRLCHTKSVVTVNGQFPGPRIVAREGDRLLIKVTSHVQNNISIHWHGIRQLRSGWADGPAYVTQCPIQTGQSYVYNYTIVGQRGTLFWHAHISWLRSTLYGPIIILPKQGAPYPFTKPYKEVPVIFGEWWNTDPEAVITQALQTGGGPNVSDAYTINGLPGPLYNCSAKDTFKLKVKPGKTYLLRLINAALNDELFFSIANHTLTVVDVDAIYVKPFDTDTILIAPGQTSNVLLKTKSHYPNATFFMSARPYATGQGTFDNSTVAAILEYEVPPHFVHSTTSVKKLSLFKPILPALNDTSFATNFANKLHSLASAQFPANVPQKVDKHFFFTVGLGTTPCPQNQTCQGPTNATKFAASVNNVSFIQPTTALLQAHFFGQSNGVYSPYFPISPLVPFNYTGTPPNNTMVSNGTKVVVLPFNTSVELVMQDTSILGAESHPLHLHGFNFFVVGQGFGNFDPKKDPVNFNLVDPVERNTVGVPSGGWVAIRFLTDNPGVWFMHCHLEVHTSWGLKMAWIVLDGKLPNQKLLPPPADLPNC, encoded by the exons ATGGGTGCTCCTCCGATTCAATCATTTGCATTGCCAGCAATGTTTCTATTCTCATTGATCATCATACCCCAGCTTGCACTAGGGGGCATCACCAGGCACTACCATTTTGAT ATAAAGTACCAAAATGTATCACGACTTTGCCATACAAAGAGCGTGGTCACAGTGAATGGTCAGTTTCCTGGGCCACGCATTGTAGCTAGGGAGGGTGACCGTCTTCTTATCAAAGTGACTAGCCATGTTCAGAACAATATCTCCATCCAttg GCATGGCATTCGACAGCTTCGATCAGGTTGGGCTGATGGACCTGCCTATGTGACTCAGTGCCCCATTCAAACAGGCCAAAGTTACGTCTACAATTACACCATTGTTGGCCAGAGAGGCACTCTCTTTTGGCATGCCCACATTTCATGGTTAAGATCAACTCTCTATGGTCCTATCATCATTCTTCCCAAGCAAGGAGCTCCATATCCTTTTACCAAACCTTACAAGGAAGTTCCCGTCATCTTTG GAGAATGGTGGAATACAGATCCTGAGGCAGTCATAACACAGGCATTGCAAACAGGTGGAGGACCAAATGTGTCTGATGCCTACACTATTAATGGTCTTCCAGGGCCATTGTATAACTGTTCCGCTAAAG ATACATTCAAGTTAAAGGTCAAGCCAGGGAAGACATACCTTCTCCGTTTGATCAATGCTGCACTCAATGACGAACTCTTCTTCAGCATTGCAAATCACACCCTCACAGTGGTTGATGTCGATGCAATTTATGTTAAGCCATTTGACACTGACACTATTCTCATTGCCCCTGGACAAACCTCCAATGTTCTTCTCAAAACCAAATCTCACTATCCTAATGCCACATTCTTCATGAGTGCTAGACCATATGCGACTGGCCAGGGTACTTTTGACAACTCAACTGTGGCTGCTATCCTTGAATATGAAGTTCCACCACATTTTGTTCACTCAACAACTTCAGTCAAGAAGCTTTCACTCTTCAAGCCCATCCTCCCTGCCCTTAATGACACTTCTTTCGCAACAAACTTCGCCAACAAGCTTCATAGCTTAGCAAGTGCTCAGTTTCCTGCCAATGTACCCCAGAAAGTTGACAAGCACTTTTTCTTCACAGTGGGCCTTGGCACAACTCCCTGCCCTCAAAATCAAACTTGTCAAGGACCCACCAATGCAACAAAATTTGCAGCATCAGTGAACAATGTCTCTTTTATACAACCAACCACTGCACTTCTTCAAGCCCACTTCTTTGGTCAATCCAATGGAGTTTACTCCCCTTACTTTCCTATTAGTCCATTGGTTCCATTTAACTATACAGGCACTCCACCAAACAATACCATGGTGAGCAATGGGACAAAGGTTGTGGTTCTTCCCTTCAACACAAGTGTAGAACTAGTGATGCAGGACACCAGCATTCTTGGTGCTGAAAGTCACCCTCTCCATTTGCATGGCTTTAACTTCTTTGTTGTTGGTCAAGGTTTTGGTAACTTTGATCCAAAGAAGGACCCTGTAAACTTCAATCTTGTTGATCCTGTTGAAAGGAACACAGTTGGTGTCCCATCTGGTGGATGGGTTGCTATCAGATTCCTAACTGATAACCCAG GGGTATGGTTCATGCATTGCCATCTTGAAGTCCACACCAGCTGGGGTCTGAAAATGGCTTGGATTGTATTGGATGGAAAACTTCCAAATCAGAAGCTGCTTCCACCACCAGCTGATCTTCCAAATTGTTAA
- the LOC114394766 gene encoding uncharacterized protein LOC114394766 — protein sequence MKERIPCAHHTVASPQPTDDPTMGFFDTVVSRVGGNGFWFEGLTVVSGGVVTCAKGNKKRGRKHASSPPGAVSDGVTRFNTATKVSHANDLVMIPSLCSWEQMVKWIVLRNLVLEDAGTQCSDRM from the exons ATGAAAGAAAGGATTCCCTGTGCACACCACACGGTGGCGTCGCCGCAACCTACTGATGACCCGACGATGGGTTTCTTTGACACAGTGGTTTCACGTGTTGGTGGCAACGGGTTCTGGTTTGAGGGTTTGACGGTGGTGAGTGGCGGAGTTGTGACGTGTGCGAAGGGGAACAAGAAAAGGGGAAGAAAGCATGCGTCGTCGCCGCCAGGGGCCGTTTCCGACGGTGTCACACGGTTCAACACAGCGACGAAGGTTTCACATGCTAATG aTCTTGTGATGATTCCttccttgtgttcgtgggagcagatggtcAAGTGGATTGTTTTAAGGAACCTCGTGCTGGAGGACgccgggacacaatgctctgataggatgtga